The following are encoded in a window of Vespula pensylvanica isolate Volc-1 chromosome 2, ASM1446617v1, whole genome shotgun sequence genomic DNA:
- the LOC122637586 gene encoding molybdenum cofactor sulfurase 1, with product MEETSEKMLTYTSVYDKRTAANIRNEFSRLQGQCYLDHAGATLYSDIQIKNISDDLCNSLYGNPHSVGLAGGITHDNIEQIRHRILSHFHTSSEEYSIIFTSGATQSLKVIAETFRFSNNKNNEFQSTGNFIYMQDNHTSVLGMREVVSQKNVKVTCLSHKHAFQVLEQSVNSSNDNVASDNNSLFVYPAQCNFSGAKYPLKWIQNAHNNVLSSVTGQLNTKWYVLLDAAGFVPTNDLNLSIFKPDFVCISFYKMFGYPTGIGALIVKNSSAHVLEKVYYGGGTVNVSLSSEMFHVKRQNLYQRFEDGTIPFLSIISLQYGLDIFSKISIKQISSHVFALAKYLHHTLLRLHHCNGAPVVKIYSDNDYENPNLQGGTVTFNILRSNGEYVGYMEVAHMAALFKIHLRTGCFCNPGACQRHLSLKNEEILQNYDAGYVCGGTADIINGKPTGAVRISFGYMSVIEDVETLLQMITKCFLSKSEGNLCVSEVRKSNHIETKNQKYVINDKDNTKEFEDKAWYSPFLYGAKYFTNTNNSRSNITLKRLFIYPIKSCGAFEITTSWTLNEKGLEYDREWMIMTSNGICLTQKQQTNLCLIKPFISKETQVMKLTYPGMPSIEVLLKNSEDYVNGTICQSRVCGQKVQGIDCGGDVSEWLSLAIGHPNLKLVRQINHEIKNKPKQGLQNPKLSFSSQAQYLLLNEESISWLCNRIVNAEDFNKDTVLHRFRGNIVLSGCKAFEELSWKLIRIGKTEFQVNGSCTRCQMICIDQTTGIKTVEPLRTLAEEFHGKLKFGIYLTRSATKEGILNIGDVVYFD from the exons atggaAGAGACATCGGAAAAAATGTTGACATACACATCTGTTTACGACAAAAGGACTGCTGCAAATATTAGGAACGAATTTTCTAGACTTCAAG GACAATGTTATTTGGATCATGCCGGTGCTACACTTTATTCTgacatacaaataaaaaatataagcgaTGATTTATGCAACTCCCTTTATGGTAATCCACATTCCGTTGGCCTTGCAGGTGGTATTACTCATGATAATATTGAACAAATAAGACAtag AATATTGAGTCATTTTCACACATCGTCAGAAGAATacagtattatttttacatcagGAGCAACGCAATCTCTAAAAGTGATCGCTGAAACATTTCGTTTttccaataataaaaataatgaatttcaaTCTAcaggaaattttatttacatgcAAGACAATCATACTTCAGTTCTTGGAATGCGAGAGGTTGTCTCCCAAAAAAACGTTAAAGTAACTTGTCTTAGTCATAAACATGCATTTCAAGTATTAGAACAATCAGTAAATTCTTCGAATGACAATGTAGCAAGTGacaataattctctttttgtttatccTGCCCAATGCAATTTTTCTGGTGCAAAATATCCACTCAAGTGGATTCAAAATGCACATAATAACGTGCTTTCCAGCGTCACTGGTCAATTAAATACAAAGTGGTATGTTCTCTTAGATGCAGCAGGATTTGTACCAACAAATGATTTGAATTTATCCATATTTAAACCAGactttgtatgtatatctttttataagatGTTTGGATATCCAACTGGTATTGGTGCTTTAATAGTGAAGAATTCTAGTGCACATGTTCTTGAAAAAGTCTATTATGGCGGAGGCACTGTAAATGTTTCTCTTAGTTCTGAAATGTTTCATGTGAAGCGTCAAAACTTATATCAAAg GTTTGAAGATGGAACTATaccatttttatctataatatcaTTACAATATggattagatatattttcaaaaattagtATAAAGCAAATATCGAGTCATGTATTTGCACTTGCAAAATATTTGCATCATACTCTATTAAGATTGCATCATTGTAATGGTGCACCtgttgtaaaaatttattcagaCAATGACTATGAAAATCCTAATTTACAAGGAGGAACAGTTACATTTAATATTCTCAGATCAAATGGCGAATATGTTGGATATATGGAAGTTGCACATATGGCTGCGCTTTTTAAAATACATCTCAGAACTGGTTGTTTCTGTAATCCTGGTGCATGTCAAAGACATCTATCCCTTAAAAATGAGGAAATCTTACAAAATTATGATGCAGGCTATGTATGTGGCGGTACTGCAGATATAATAAATGGTAAACCAACTGGTGCTGTGCGAATTTCATTTGGATATATGTCTGTGATCGAAGATGTTGAGACTTTGTTACAAATGATAACTAAATGCTTTCTGAGCAAATCAGAAGGAAATTTATGCGTATCAGAAGTTCGTAAATCAAATCATATTGAAactaaaaatcaaaaatatgttataaatgataaagataATACAAAAGAGTTTGAGGATAAGGCATGGTATTCACCATTTTTATACGGtgcaaaatattttacaaatactaATAACTCAAGAAGTAATATTACTCTAAAACGATTGTTTATATATCCTATAAAATCATGTGGAGCATTTGAAATAACTACTTCTTGGACTTTGAATGAGAAAGGTTTGGAATACGATAGAGAGTGGATGATAATGACATCAAATGGAATTTGTTTGACTCAAAAGCAACAAACCAATCTCTGTTTAATTAAACCATTTATATCCAAAGAAACACAAGTTATGAAATTAACATATCCAG GAATGCCATCAATAGAAGTACTTTTGAAGAATTCTGAAGATTATGTAAATGGTACAATATGCCAAAGTAGAGTTTGTGGACAAAAAGTTCAAGGCATTGATTGCGGAGGAGATGTGTCTGAGTGGTTGAGCTTAGCTATTGGTCATCCAAATTTAAAACTTGTTAGGCAAATTAATCACGAAATCAAAAACAAACCGAAGCAAG gaTTACAAAATCCTAAACTATCCTTTTCAAGCCAAgctcaatatttattattgaacgAAGAAAGCATATCGTGGTTGTGCAATAGAATTGTTAATGCAGAAGATTTTAACAAAGATACAGTATTACATAGATTTAGAGGAAACATTGTATTAAGTGGCTGCAAAGCTTTTGAAGAGCTTTCATGgaaattaatacgaatagGCAAAACTGAATTCCAG gTAAATGGATCTTGTACAAGATGTCAAATGATATGCATTGATCAAACAACAGGTATAAAAACAGTAGAACCATTACGTACATTAGCAGAGGAATTTcatggaaaattaaaatttggtATATATCTTACAAGATCAGCAACAAAAGaaggaatattaaatatcgGAGATGTTGTGTACTTCGATTga
- the LOC122637440 gene encoding muscle-specific protein 20, with protein sequence MPARNKEQEAEVLTWIENVLGEKLPPGNYEDILKDGVVLCKLINKLAPGSVKKIQTKGTNFQLMENVQRFQAAIKEYGVPQEEIFQTADLFERRNIPQVTLCLYALGRITQKHPEFNGPRLGPKMADENKRMFTEEQLRASEGQLNLQMGFNKGASQAGHGGFGNTRHM encoded by the exons GCTCGTAACAAAGAACAAGAGGCAGAAGTTCTCACTTGGATCGAAAATGTACTCGGTGAGAAACTCCCACCAGGAAATTATGAAGACATTCTCAAGGATGGCGTTGTCCTTTGCAAACTGATCAACAAACTCGCACCTGGCTCTGtcaaaaaaattcaaacgaaagGGACAAATTTCCAGCTTATGGAAAACGTTCAAAG GTTCCAAGCAGCGATAAAGGAATATGGTGTACCGCAAGAAGAAATCTTCCAAACGGCAGATCTCTTTGAGAGACGCAATATTCCTCAAGTGACCCTCTGTCTTTATGCGCTTGGTAGGATC ACTCAAAAGCATCCGGAATTCAATGGACCACGTTTAGGACCAAAAATGGCGgatgaaaataagagaatGTTTACGGAAGAACAATTGCGTGCTAGCGAAGGTCAACTCAATCTACAAATGGGATTCAACAAAGGTGCGAGCCAAGCGGGTCATGGTGGATTTGGAAATACTCGACATATGTAG
- the LOC122627330 gene encoding uncharacterized protein LOC122627330, translating into MNYERNYEDIEAYDSEQQSKRQLIQKSKGFINIEDEPEKEENGEKDMEELKETIKKITEKHENDKTDKSIATKKDTDDVKDVSEQTTTSPEEAYVQHMERVIAANTLPSRDMEILQYLYTNYSSDKKQIPITKEIYTEINVDTSEPSESRTDTHDEIKQASINEKEKVILDSSSKDLEKNILRSDIQDTTEDITSTESPISDDKKLESLKSTSSVEKDKIITSTSKTNLVEEINDTSDHKNAKNDKKDIKSLTIESPFSDFTLQTVKLETNLEDLIRKEQILSNISKTLPSSIDPSDTEQITPLDESKIIVDLPQKKDVIETKETVPSSIHPSDTKKITPLDESKIIVDLPQKKDVIETKETVPISIHPSDTKKITPLDESKIIVDLPQKKDVIETKETVASSIHPSDTKKITPLDESKIIVDLPQKKDVIETKETVPISIHPSDTKKMTPLDESKIIVDLPQKKDVIETKETVPISIHPSDTKKITPLDESKIIVDLPQKKDVIETKETVASSIHPSDTEEITPLDESEIIIDLPEKKDRTKIKISKPESDESFIRKMLLCHCIDVKMNGNNSNDNNDNYLVFSQIPNMKNKTLYYY; encoded by the exons ATGA ATTATGAACGAAATTATGAAGATATAGAAGCTTATGATAGTGAACAACAAAGTAAACGCCAGCTTATTCAAAAGTCGAAaggttttataaatatagaagatgagccagaaaaagaagaaaatggtgAAAAAGATATGGAAGAATTGAAGGAGACGATCAAGAAAATAACGGAGAAACATGAGAACGATAAAACTGATAAATCGATTGcgacaaaaaaagatacagaTGACGTAAAAGATGTATCGg AACAGACCACTACATCGCCAGAGGAAGCATACGTTCAACATATGGAACGTGTCATTGCTGCAAACACTCTTCCTTCACGAGATATGGAAATCCTTCAATATTTGTACACTAATTATTCCTCCGATAAGAAGCAAATACCTATAACAAAGGAAATTTATACCGAAATTAACGTCGATACCTCAGAGCCTAGTGAAAGTAGAACTGATACTcacgatgaaataaaacaagCATCGAtaaacgagaaggagaaagttATTCTTGATTCAAGTTCCAAAGACCTTGAGAAAAACATTCTCCGATCGGATATTCAGGACACAACTGAGGATATTACTTCGACTGAGTCACCGATTTctgacgataaaaaattggAATCGTTAAAAAGCACTTCGTCTgtggagaaagataaaattataacgagTACATCAAAGACAAATTTGGTCGAGGAAATCAACGATACGTCTGATCACAAAAATGCAAAGAATGACAAAAAGGACATAAAATCTTTGACAATCGAAAGTCCTTTTTCTGATTTTACGCTCCAAACTGTAAAACTGGAAACGAATTTAGAAGATCTCATACGCAAAGAACAGATCTTATCTAATATTAGCAAAACTTTACCTAGTAGTATAGATCCTAGCGATACTGAACAAATTACACCATTGGACGAATCTAAAATCATTGTAGATCTTCCGCAGAAAAAGGATGTTatcgaaacaaaagaaaccGTGCCTAGTAGTATACATCCTAGCGAtactaaaaaaattacacCATTGGACGAATCTAAAATCATTGTAGATCTTCCGCAGAAAAAGGATGTTatcgaaacaaaagaaactgTGCCTATTAGTATACATCCTAGCGAtactaaaaaaattacacCGTTGGATGAATCTAAAATTATAGTAGATCTTCCGCAGAAAAAGGATGTTatcgaaacaaaagaaactgTGGCTAGTAGTATACATCCTAGCGAtactaaaaaaattacacCATTAGACGAATCTAAAATTATAGTAGATCTTCCGCAGAAAAAGGATGTTatcgaaacaaaagaaactgTGCCTATTAGTATACATCCTAGCGATACTAAAAAAATGACACCGTTGGATGAATCTAAAATTATAGTAGATCTTCCACAGAAAAAGGATGTTatcgaaacaaaagaaactgTGCCTATTAGTATACATCCTAGCGAtactaaaaaaattacacCGTTGGACGAATCTAAAATTATAGTAGATCTTCCGCAGAAAAAGGATGTTatcgaaacaaaagaaaccGTGGCTAGTAGTATACATCCTAGCGATACCGAAGAAATTACACCGTTGGACGAATCTGAAATCATTATAGATCTTccggagaaaaaagatcgaacaaaaataaagatctcCAAGCCCGAAAGCGACGAatcatttataagaaaaatgttacttTGTCATTGTATCGACGTAAAAATGAAtggaaataatagtaatgataataatgaca ATTATTTGGTATTTTCACAAATACCGAATATGAAGAATAAaactttgtattattattga